The Streptomyces sp. NBC_01275 genome has a segment encoding these proteins:
- a CDS encoding glycoside hydrolase family 3 C-terminal domain-containing protein yields the protein MTASTPPTPPFRDPHLPFAKRIDDLLSRLTLDEKVSFLHQFAPAVERLGVAAFRTGQEALHGVAWMGPATVFPQAVGLGATWNPDLVRRVGEAVSKEVRAMRARDERVGLNVWSPTVNLLRHPLWGRNEEGYSEDPKLTSAIATAYTHGLRGDHPTYWRTAPVLKHWLAHNNETGRDVTSSSVRPRVLHEYDLRAFREAVEAGAVAGVMPAYNLVNGRPNHVSPYLREQLRAWTQEELLVCSDAGAPSNLVDSEHYFDTHEEATAAALVAGVDSFTDHGTDGSKITARVQGALEQGLLTEADVDTAVRRQLSVRFRLGEFDPHYDPHAGTGEFDTPGHRALAGEAAEQAVVLLRNDGVLPLAPDSRIAVVGLLADECKLDWYSGTLIHRSTPLEGLYERFGAERVQFAEGVDRVLLKTSAGTFLKVPPAPEAAEAARGAEGALDPALLAGRTDLPPLTADAVGTELALADWGEGVLTLRAPDGRYLSVAEDGCLRASADQPGGWVVQETFRLEPYGHGDSRASGHGNGHLLLHLGTGRPVCVAADGVRVAGKSEGNGKPGESPEVFEVVVVERGEDAVARVAAAADVVVVVAGNDPHINGRETEDRTTLRLPAHQERLLEAARAARARTVLALVSAYPYAIEPGPLSAVLWTAHGGQAAGTALARVLAGDVSPAGRLPQTWYADDADLPDLLDYDVIGARQTYLYFEGSPLFPFGHGLSYASFAYADLAVRVEHGTAQVSFTVANTGDLAADEVAQLYTRAVDPSVTRPRRELLDHRRITLAPGAKTEVSFQVPLSAFAFWDVAQGRWRVEPGLYDLLVGASSADVRLRTTLTLDGEPSLPRRVRRLGLSAADFDEQSGTEIVDRTKTSGDAVTAVADGSGELVYRACDFTAGVTGVTVTAAGSGTVELSLDGGPTLASLTIGTPTPGPYDHRSVDAPFTADGVRDLHLRLRGPLRLAHVGFSG from the coding sequence GTGACCGCATCCACGCCGCCCACGCCGCCTTTCCGCGATCCGCATCTGCCGTTCGCGAAGCGCATCGACGATCTGCTGTCGCGACTCACCCTGGACGAGAAGGTCTCCTTCCTGCACCAGTTCGCACCCGCCGTCGAGCGCCTGGGCGTCGCCGCGTTCCGCACCGGCCAGGAGGCGCTGCACGGCGTCGCCTGGATGGGTCCGGCGACGGTGTTCCCGCAGGCCGTGGGTCTGGGCGCGACCTGGAACCCGGACCTGGTGCGCCGGGTCGGCGAGGCGGTGTCCAAGGAGGTCCGGGCGATGCGCGCCAGGGACGAGCGGGTGGGCCTGAACGTCTGGTCCCCCACCGTCAACCTGCTGCGCCATCCCCTGTGGGGCCGTAACGAGGAGGGCTACTCCGAGGACCCGAAGCTCACCTCGGCCATCGCCACCGCCTACACCCACGGTCTGCGCGGCGACCATCCGACGTACTGGCGCACGGCCCCGGTCCTCAAGCACTGGCTGGCCCACAACAACGAGACCGGCCGGGACGTCACCTCGTCCTCGGTCCGCCCGCGGGTGCTGCACGAGTACGATCTGCGCGCCTTCCGCGAGGCGGTCGAGGCGGGCGCGGTGGCCGGGGTGATGCCGGCCTACAACCTGGTCAACGGCCGCCCCAACCACGTCTCCCCGTATCTGCGCGAGCAGTTGCGGGCCTGGACGCAGGAGGAGCTGCTGGTCTGCTCGGACGCGGGCGCGCCCTCCAACCTGGTCGACTCCGAGCACTACTTCGACACCCACGAGGAGGCGACGGCGGCCGCGCTGGTCGCGGGCGTGGACAGCTTCACCGACCACGGCACGGACGGCTCGAAGATCACCGCCCGCGTCCAAGGGGCCCTGGAACAGGGTCTGTTGACAGAGGCGGACGTCGACACGGCGGTCCGCCGCCAGCTCTCGGTCCGCTTCCGCCTGGGCGAGTTCGACCCGCACTACGACCCGCACGCAGGCACCGGCGAGTTCGACACCCCCGGCCATCGCGCCCTCGCCGGGGAGGCCGCCGAGCAGGCGGTCGTGCTGCTGCGCAACGACGGCGTGCTGCCACTGGCCCCCGACAGCAGGATCGCGGTGGTCGGCCTGCTCGCCGACGAGTGCAAGCTCGACTGGTACAGCGGCACGCTGATCCACCGCTCCACCCCGCTGGAGGGCCTGTACGAGCGGTTCGGCGCGGAGCGCGTGCAGTTCGCGGAGGGCGTGGACCGCGTTCTGCTGAAGACCTCCGCAGGAACGTTCCTGAAGGTGCCGCCCGCCCCCGAGGCCGCCGAGGCGGCACGCGGCGCCGAGGGCGCCCTGGACCCGGCGCTGCTCGCGGGCCGCACGGACCTCCCGCCGCTCACCGCGGACGCCGTCGGCACCGAACTCGCGCTCGCCGACTGGGGCGAGGGCGTGCTGACGCTGCGCGCTCCCGACGGCCGCTACCTCTCCGTAGCGGAGGACGGCTGCCTGCGCGCTTCCGCCGACCAGCCCGGCGGCTGGGTGGTCCAGGAGACGTTCCGCCTGGAGCCGTACGGACACGGCGACAGCCGGGCGAGCGGTCACGGAAACGGTCACCTCTTGCTGCACCTGGGAACGGGTCGCCCCGTCTGTGTCGCCGCGGACGGCGTCAGGGTTGCCGGGAAGAGCGAGGGGAACGGGAAGCCCGGAGAGAGTCCCGAGGTCTTCGAGGTCGTCGTCGTCGAGCGCGGCGAGGACGCGGTGGCCCGGGTCGCCGCCGCGGCCGACGTGGTCGTGGTGGTGGCGGGCAACGACCCGCACATCAACGGCCGCGAGACCGAGGACCGTACGACCCTGCGGCTGCCCGCCCACCAGGAGCGACTGCTGGAAGCGGCCCGGGCCGCGCGGGCGCGCACGGTGCTGGCGCTGGTGTCGGCCTACCCGTACGCGATCGAGCCGGGCCCGCTGTCGGCCGTCCTGTGGACCGCGCACGGCGGCCAGGCCGCGGGCACGGCGCTGGCGCGCGTCCTGGCCGGCGACGTCTCCCCCGCCGGCCGGCTGCCGCAGACCTGGTACGCCGACGACGCGGACCTGCCCGACCTGCTCGACTACGACGTGATCGGCGCCCGCCAGACGTACCTGTACTTCGAGGGCTCCCCGCTGTTCCCCTTCGGCCACGGCCTGTCGTACGCGTCGTTCGCCTACGCCGATCTGGCGGTGCGCGTCGAGCACGGCACGGCGCAGGTCTCCTTCACCGTCGCCAACACCGGGGACCTGGCCGCCGACGAGGTCGCGCAGCTGTACACGCGGGCCGTGGACCCGTCGGTCACCCGGCCGCGCCGCGAGCTGCTCGACCACCGCCGCATCACGCTCGCCCCGGGCGCGAAGACCGAGGTGTCCTTCCAAGTCCCCCTGTCCGCCTTCGCCTTCTGGGACGTGGCTCAGGGCCGGTGGCGGGTGGAGCCGGGCCTGTACGACCTGTTGGTCGGCGCGTCCAGCGCGGACGTCCGGCTGCGCACGACGCTCACACTCGACGGCGAGCCGTCGCTCCCCCGCCGCGTCCGCCGACTCGGCCTGTCCGCCGCCGACTTCGACGAGCAGAGCGGCACCGAGATCGTCGACCGCACGAAGACGTCGGGCGACGCGGTGACGGCCGTGGCGGACGGCTCCGGCGAACTGGTCTACCGGGCCTGCGACTTCACGGCCGGCGTCACGGGCGTGACGGTGACGGCGGCCGGCTCGGGCACGGTCGAGCTGTCCCTGGACGGCGGCCCGACCCTGGCCTCGCTGACCATCGGCACGCCCACGCCGGGTCCGTACGACCACAGAAGCGTCGACGCGCCCTTCACCGCCGACGGCGTGCGCGACCTGCACCTCAGACTGCGTGGCCCGCTGCGGCTCGCGCACGTCGGCTTCTCCGGTTGA
- a CDS encoding aldehyde dehydrogenase family protein encodes MSSTYAFWLAGRQVTGEDGFDVTSPWDGRLVGKVSVPTDAQVEEAVAAAYAVRDEFAATPAHVRAAALDHVSKRLVERTEEIAQLISAENGKPVKWARGEVGRAVSVFRFAAEEARRFNGGEAQRLDTDLGGQGRLALTRRFPKGVVLGIAPFNFPLNLCAHKIAPAIAAGVPIILKPAPATPLSGLVIGDLLAETELPVGSWSILPVANDRMPALVQDERLPVISFTGSEKVGYAIMDSVPRKHCTLELGGNGAAVVLGDFASDADLDWAAARIATFSNYQGGQSCISVQRVVADASVYDRLVPRIVAAVEAQVTGDPADDKTDVGPLVSEDAAKRVETWVDEAVAAGASLLTGGKRDGASYAPTVLTDVPADTTLACEEVFGPVLTVQKVDGEAEAFAAVNSSKYGLQAGVFTHDLQVAFRAHRALEVGGVIIGDVPSYRADQMPYGGAKQSGVGREGVKFAMDDYTYERVLVLTGLAL; translated from the coding sequence ATGTCTTCCACTTACGCCTTCTGGCTCGCCGGCCGCCAGGTCACCGGCGAGGACGGCTTCGACGTCACCTCCCCGTGGGACGGGCGGCTCGTCGGCAAGGTCAGCGTGCCGACGGACGCCCAGGTCGAGGAGGCCGTGGCCGCCGCGTACGCCGTCCGCGACGAGTTCGCCGCCACCCCGGCCCATGTGCGCGCCGCCGCCCTCGACCACGTCAGCAAGCGGCTCGTCGAGCGCACCGAGGAGATCGCCCAGCTGATCTCCGCCGAGAACGGCAAGCCGGTCAAGTGGGCGCGGGGCGAGGTCGGACGGGCGGTGTCCGTGTTCCGGTTCGCGGCCGAGGAGGCCCGGCGGTTCAACGGCGGCGAGGCCCAGCGCCTCGACACCGACCTGGGCGGCCAGGGCCGGCTCGCCCTCACCCGGCGCTTCCCCAAGGGCGTCGTGCTCGGCATCGCGCCGTTCAACTTCCCGCTGAACCTGTGCGCCCACAAGATCGCCCCGGCGATCGCGGCCGGCGTGCCGATCATCCTCAAGCCCGCCCCGGCCACCCCGCTCTCCGGCCTGGTCATCGGCGACCTGCTCGCCGAGACCGAGCTTCCGGTCGGCTCGTGGTCGATTCTCCCGGTCGCCAACGACCGCATGCCCGCCCTCGTCCAGGACGAGCGGCTGCCGGTCATCTCCTTCACCGGCTCCGAGAAGGTCGGCTACGCGATCATGGACTCGGTGCCGCGCAAGCACTGCACCCTGGAGCTGGGCGGCAACGGCGCGGCCGTCGTCCTCGGCGACTTCGCGAGCGACGCCGACCTCGACTGGGCCGCCGCCCGCATCGCGACCTTCTCCAACTACCAGGGCGGCCAGTCCTGCATCTCCGTGCAGCGGGTCGTCGCGGACGCCTCCGTCTACGACCGGCTGGTGCCGCGCATCGTCGCCGCCGTGGAGGCCCAGGTCACCGGCGACCCCGCCGACGACAAGACCGACGTCGGGCCGCTGGTCAGCGAGGACGCGGCCAAGCGCGTCGAGACGTGGGTGGACGAGGCCGTCGCCGCGGGCGCGTCCCTGCTCACCGGCGGAAAGCGCGACGGCGCCTCCTACGCGCCGACCGTCCTCACCGACGTGCCGGCCGACACGACCCTCGCCTGCGAGGAGGTCTTCGGGCCGGTCCTCACCGTGCAGAAGGTCGACGGCGAGGCCGAGGCCTTCGCGGCCGTCAACTCCTCCAAGTACGGCCTCCAGGCGGGCGTGTTCACCCACGACCTCCAGGTCGCCTTCCGCGCCCACCGTGCGCTGGAGGTCGGCGGCGTGATCATCGGCGACGTGCCGTCCTACCGCGCCGACCAGATGCCGTACGGCGGCGCCAAGCAGTCCGGTGTGGGCCGCGAGGGAGTGAAGTTCGCGATGGACGACTACACGTACGAGCGCGTGCTGGTGCTGACCGGGCTCGCGCTCTGA